A segment of the Candidatus Sumerlaea chitinivorans genome:
CCCTTCGGTGAGGGTTGCCAGACGCTCCGGCGACGCGACTTTCCACCATTCAAGTTCGTTCTGAGCCAACACACTGAGCCTTAGGCGTTCTTGGCTCACCCGAGTCCCCATCAGTGCCCGCTCACCGATTGTTAGGAATGCCAGAAATCCGGCGCTGACAATCGCAGCGACGACAATCAGTTCAAGCAAGGTTATGGCGCGCGAGCGGTGCAGTGTCAGTTTGAGAAAGATTCGACGTCTGCGTTCCATATCGGCGGTCCTCCTTCTCACAGCCACTTATGCAACGTTTGGAAATGAGCAAAAATGCTTGCGACGTACGAGCCGACCAAGAGCCCGAGAACGCAAATAAGTGCGGGCTCGAGAAGGCGGTAAGCCACCTCGAGATTGCCAAAGTCTTCCAGACTGCGTGCCGCAAGCCTACGGAAATACTGCTCCACATTCTCGCGCTCCTCAGCGCGCTCCAAGAGCCAGACTTCGGATCTGGGGAACCACGAGACCTTTGCGAGTCCTCGAGAAAGTGGCGTTCCGTGCTCGATCGCTTCGCGCAGTTCCTTCACGGTCTCGCCGACCAATGGCAAATCTGGCGTCTCGAGGATCGTGGCGAGCGCCTCGCGCAGGGGCACGCCCTCACTCAGCATAACATCCAGCATCGCCGAAAGGTGGTAGAGTCGCGCATGACGCAATGTACGACCATAGACGGGAAGGCGGAGCAAAAGGCGATCTGCGGTAGCTGACCCTGGCCGAAAAACGCTAACAACGGTTAGCCCAACGCTGGTCAACCACACGAGCACGATGACCACCGTGAGGCAAAGCAAAGCGAGACGTACTGGCAAGAATCCGTGTAAATACGCCTCTCGCTGCCCTGTTGGGATGAATGCAAGAGCCACCTCCTGCAGCGGCCCGTACACGAACGCATAAAACACGACCGAGATAGCTGCAAGCAGCGTGAGAACTACCGCTGGGTAGACCAAGGCAGCCAAGAGAGCGTTCTGCAAACGACGCCGCATTTGAAGATACTCAAGGTATTTACTTAGGGCCTGTGGGAGCCGCCCACTGACTTCGCCAGCTCGAGTGATCGCGAGAAGGACAGGAGGTAATCGGTCGGCAACTCGTGCCAGCGCTTCGCTCAACGACTGACCAGCTTGGAGACCATTACTTACCACGTCCAGCCTCTTACCAAGCGGACTCTGGCCAAGGCGCTCTTTCGCGCATCTCAGTGCGTCCGTCAGATCGACTCCCACTGCCCCAGCTCCAGCCAGTTCACTGACGAGTAGCTCAATTTCCTTCCAGCGGTAAGACATGGTTCACTCCTCACGTGTAAGGGATGCAGGTCACAATTTTGAAAATGGCGAGGTAGACAGTGGTCGCGAGTCCAACACCGCTTAAGAGAACAATGCTGTGAGCAGAGATGCCGAGCGTGTGTGCGAGAGCATGCCGTTGCTTTACCCAAATCTCTAACTGGGCCCTTCCTGCGGTGAGCAGAACATTCGGCATGGAGTCTGAGCTCTGTGCACGAGCAAGCAGATTTGAGAACTCTCTGGAAAGTTGCGGAACAATTGCGAACACTTCCTTCAGCGGCATACCGGACGCGAGTCGCTTCTCCAACTTAGGCAAAAATGCCCGCAACACAGGATCGCGAGACGCCTGCACAGCAGCCCGCAGGGCCTGCTCTATCGACACGCCATACTTTAGGAATGTACCGAGAGTGAGCGAGAAGCGTATGAGCGCCTCTTGCCATGAAAACTCACGCAGCGGGCCGGCAATCGCGCGCACCATGCGACACGCGAGCGCACTTCGCCGATAAACGAAGTGCAGGACACGAATCGCCACTGCCAAGACGAGAACACCTACCACTACGTAGGACCACACGGCAAGCAACCCATAGGAGAACGGCCAAACCTTCGCCGGTGCCACATCGGACTGCAGGAATTCTTGTTCCAAAACGCTGAATCGCAAAAGGATCAGCCAAGAAACGGCGAGAAGAACGAGACCCTCGGAATATGCAAGTGCTAGGTGGCGATTTGCGCCAAACCTGGACGGACTCGAGAGAGCCGGCTCTGATAACATGCTGAGCGCGGCACTCAGTGAGTCGCCTTTTTCGGCAGTTGTGATGACTGCAAGATCTGAGCTCGGGAAGATTGCCGGTCGCTTGCTCAGCGCGTTGGACAGAGGCGCTCCTGTGCGGAGTTCAGCCGCTATCTCGGTGAAAACTTTCTTCATGGCCTGTGGCAGGTCGCTGTTGGCAAACCCCTCGGTGATGCGTGCGGGATCGCCCCCAAGCTCGATGCCATCGCGCAAGTAGCAATAATAGGCTCTTCGTAGCACCGCCACGCGATACCGCGCATAGCGCGACTGTGCGAACAGGTGAATGTACATCACCCAAACAGTAAGCAGAAGCAGCGCTAAGCCAAAGCGCACCATCTGATCCGCAGTACTCCTTGGCACACCCTCAACCTCTGTCGCTGCAGCAAGCACTTCTCTCCAAATGAAAACCGAACCGAGCGCGAGGGGCACAAACAGTATTGCCAGAACGATCGAGGATTTCGCCTTCAACAACATGGCCATCGCCTCGCGTGGAAAATTAGCTGGCCAGCCTGCGCCCCCATCCTCACGCCTCCCCCACGATGCGTCGGGCTTCAGCAAGTGTGATAAGGCCAGCAGCAACACACTGAAGAGCTGCCTTCCAAAGTGAGGTGGTCCCGCTTGCGAGCACCAGTTGGCGCAGCTCTGCTGTTGGGGCTTTGCGTACAATTGCCTCGCGAAGTGGATCGTCGGGCACGGAAACCTCAAAGCCAGCTCGACGCCCGCGATATCCCGTTTCCGAGCACGCTGGGCATCCCCCTACCTCGTACAAATGGTCTGGAATAGGAAGCCCTTCCCCCGCCCATAAGTTTTCCGTACCCGTTGCCGAAATCGGGCGCTTACATTGCGCGCACAGCTGTCGAGCGAGCCGCTGGGCAACGACCCCAGAAATGGCGCCCGCCAGAAGAAATGGCTCAATCCCCATGTGCAAGAGACGGGCGTAAACCTGCGCTGTCGTGCCACTGTGAATCGTCGAAAGCACCAAATGACCGCTGAGGCCTGCTTGCATGACGGTGGCGGCTGTTTCCTCGTCGCGTATTTCCCCAACGACAATCACGTCTGGGTCCATTCGCAGAAGAGTGCGAAGACCCGTGAGAAAGGTGAGCCCGCCCGTCGGATCGATCTGTGTCTGATTGACCCCATCTATCTCCTGCTCGATGGGATCCTCAAGAGTCGCGATATTCGGGATAAGGGGAGAACGATCGAGGAGAAAGCGCAGGGCTGCGTAGATCGAGGTGCTCTTGCCGCTGCTACAAGGGCCGGTAAATAGTATGACACCGTGCGACCGAAGAAGGGCTCGCTGAAGCCGCCCCAAATCAGTCGCAGACAGGCCCAACTCTTCAAGTCGGCGAGGAGCGATCTGGGTAGGGAGCCGCAGGACAGCCTTCTCGCCGTGGAGGGTTGGCATGAACGCGGCCCGAAGCGCCAAGCCATCATCGTTTCCGAGCCGACCGTCCTGCGGCAAACGCTTTCGATACGTAAGAACCTTCGCAAGCATTTTCAGGCGCGCTATGACGTTTTCGCCGCGCTTGCGCGACAATCTTGCGACAGGGATCAGTTGACCATCCACCCGGTAGCGGACGAGGTAATGATCTGGTCTTGCTTCCAAATGAATGTCACTTGCGCGCAACTCCTGAGCGGCGTTCAAGATCCTGTCCGTCAATTCGGGGACGGCCATTTCGTCTAAGGCCCCCAACTGTTCGATTTCTTGCTTCAGGAAAGCAAGAACCGTTGGCGGCTCATGCTGGTCCGCTTCTGCTGCCACTCTGTTTTCCTTCGTGATTTCCGTCATATCTTTAAGGTCCTTCGCCTGAGTGTTAGACGTCCAAGCCATGCGATTCGTTGACACTTGCCTCGCAATTGCTCTATCCCGCTCCAAATCCCCGTTCCTTGCTGCCGCTCCTCGCACACCTTGACTTCGCAAAGTTGGCAAATCGGTGGAGAATCCTGGTTTACCGCATCCCGAAGATCCAAAACATGAGCAACGGCCAGACGGTGAGGACGTATATGCCCATGAGTAAGCCGAGGAACGCCATCATCATGGGTTCGATTGCGCGAAGGGAGCGCCCAAATTCGTCAAGTTCATCAAGCGTGCGCTGGGCAAGGTCCTGAAAGTATTCGGTGACTGTGTCCTGAAGAAAGGCTTGTTCCATTAACCAGCACTCGTGGGAGGGGAACCATTCTTCTTTTCCAAGCGCCTCTGTGGGCGAAGCCCCACGAGCGAGCGTGTCACGTAGTTTTTTGCACACTCCTGCCAAAAGTGGTTCTTCACGCATTTGGGCAATTGCCTCGAGTCCGTCCCGCAAGCAAGCTGCTCCTCCCGAAACGAAGGTCCCCATTAGGGTAGCAAAATGGTACAAATTTGCGCGTGCGACCACGACGCCAAAGAATGGTAGGGTCGTAAGAAAACGTTCGAAGCGGGCTCTCCGCGGAGCAGAGAGGATAAGAGCAGACACTGCAAAAGTACTGAGGGCCAACACTACCAACGTACACAGGACTGCCCACCGCAAAAGGCGTACGGGTAACAAAAACTCAGTGCTCTGGGATTCAAATCCGCGGCTCATGGCTGCAAATTCCAACAATGCATACGGTTCATTCGAAAGCGACGCGAGATACGACTCACAAACAATCATCAGAATGGCCGCGATCACCAAAACCACCACGGGATAGGTAATTGTGCGCAGGTAGGCACTCTGAATACGCCGGCGGGCTTCGACGTACGCGACAATCCGCCGAAACCACACATCCAGCTCGCCTGAGGTCTCGCCCGCAGCGATCAAGCTAATGATCGGACGAGGCAGCGGGCAGCGGGCCTTGGTCAAGGCTTCGCTCAAGCTGAGGCCTAATCGAAGGAATTCCTCTGTCACCTCAAGTGCTTGAGCAAATCTACGATTCTTCACTCCCCTACGGATAGCCGGGAGCACATCTACCGGAGCCAGTCCGACCGAAAGTCCGGCACTAAGTTCCCGTACAAAGAGCTCCAAATCTCGCCATGAGGTTCGCATCGGTTCCCTCCTACTCGAATGGCACGATAGTTACGACAGAGAAGAGGCTGAGATAGATGGCTGACACCAAAATGATGCCAAAAGCTAAGACGGCGAGATGCACAATCGCTGCAATAAGCTGCATCATTAGAGCCCGTTGAAGTTTCCACTTTTGCTGAAGCTCGTAGGCACCTGCGCAAAGGACCTCAGGCGCGGTTTCCGACACGCTAGCCCGCATAAGCACCTGATGAAACACCGTGGGAAGAGACGGAATCCCAGCGAAGAGATTCGGCAACGAAGCACCGGCCCTGATTCGTTCCCGTAGGAGCGGAAGGCATCGCTGCAGAACCGGGTCCCCCGTGGCTCGTACTGCCGAGTCAAATGCAGACAAGGGATCTACGTTCCATTTCAGAAGCATTCCAAGCGTGTGTGCAAAGCGGGCCAACTTTCGAAGCCAAAGAAGTTCGGCCAGCCGTTCACTTCTGTTTGCAAGAAGGCGCCGAACCCAGAGGCTTCGTCGTTCGAGAACACGAATTCCCCACAGAAGAACAAGCAACAATACCAGACCCTGCCATAAAGGAACCGAGTATCGAACGACCTGCTGCGTGAAAACGGGTGGTTGCTTGTGGAGATCCGCGTAGAGTTCCGCAATCCTCGGCAAGGTTTGAATGGCGAATAGGCCAAGGATAAAAGAGAATACGATGAGCTCTCCAACGATGATCCCAACCCACACCTTGCGGCTAAAACCATGCTCGCGATCCACTAACTCCTCACTTGCGAGAAACCGCAAAGCCTCGGGAAGGCTGTCCGAATCCTCTGCAGCGGAAATGACTGCAAGGTGCGCACCGGGGACGGGCGCGCGTCGGAACAAGGTGGGTTTTAACGTCTCCGCCAGCGAAGCACCAACCTCCAATCGCTTCGATGCCCGTAGCAACAGGCGCCGCACGCGCCATGGCATCTTGATGGAGCTTGAGGCAAAGGCACGGGTAGCGTCGGCAAGTCTGCCGCGTACCAAGCACGCTGTCCCGAGGTAACGGTAAAACTGATACCTCCAGCCATAGGGCGCCCCTGCGGTAGATCTCCCTAAGAGCAAGGCAAAAGCGTAAACAGTAAGTAAAATCCCACCTAAGAACAAGATTGAGTCATGAAACACACGAAAGAGGTTCCGGTCCGCCTGTTCCACCCACGCGATGAGCATGACGTAGAGATAAGCGGGTAAGAGAACCCAGAACAGATATCGTGGCACTCGACTCATTCTAACTGTCCCCTTTCAGTAGCCCACTGCGTTGGTAGCGTGGTGAAAGCCTAATCACGCCTAGGAAGAGCAACCTCTGCTGAACCTGCGCAAAGGGGTGTCCCGCTCGCTTCCCCCCGTGCCGTCGTTCCCGTAATCATTGTTCACCAGCCGTCCGGTCCATCCCGCTTAAACGCTCCTTTGTCGTCACCATGTTAGACGGAGAGGCTCGGGTGAGTGGTTGACACGGTTTCCAGAATTTTTTCTAATCGCATGGGACAGGAGTAGATTCCCCGCGCGTCCCCTCGAGTGTGGCCACGGCAGCGGAGCCAAGGATCATCGCCGCGCCGATCCAGAAGCGCATCGGCATTGTGTCCCCCAGGAATAGAGTTCCAAACATGGCGCTCCAAACCACCACAGTAAGCGAGAGCAATCCGCCTTGCGCCGCCGTCAAAACCCGGTAGGCATTCGTCATCAGGAGCTGAGCGACCGTTGCAAATGCCACCATGCCGACCACAAGCAGCCATTCCCGAGCGTGCGGAACCACAAAGTGCAATGCGGTGGGAAAAGCCGTCACAATGGTCCCTACGAGGGTAAAGAAAATCACAATCCAGCCACTCGACTCGGTTCCGCGAAGGAGCCGCACGCTGACGATCGCTGATCCGGTCAGAGCCCCCGCCGCAAGTCCGACGAGGTCCCCAAAGCTAAACGCAAAGTGTCCAGTTGAGAAATCCAAGGTGAGAAGGGTCCCCACAACCCCGAGTGGAAGCGACCAGAGGGTAAGCCGATGTGGTTTTTCGCGCAGTTCAAACCACGCAAAGAGGGCCGACCACACGGGATACGTATAGCAGTAGAGCGTTGCCTTCGGTAGCCCAATGTGATCGATGGCGTAGAAATAACAAAGCAGCGCGGCGGTACCAGCGACCCCACGCCACAGAAGGCGTCGGTAATTCCCGGGACGTCCAAGGGGGCGACGTGTGACCACGTAGAGGCACACGACGAGGATGAGACCGAAGAGACTGCGGAAGAAGACTTTCTCTATGCTCGGTAAACGCGGGAGCAGGCGCGTACACAACGCCATCAAGGCAAAACAGAACGCGGAGGCAAGCATAAGGAGCTGACCGCGGAGAACTCCGTGACGCATCGCTTTAGCGTTCCTTTATCGTGTCTGGGAGGGTGGGCCGAGCCGATGCACGAGGCTTATAGAGGAAAAATTGCCACAGGTGCCCTCCTTGAATCACCCGATCGAGCCGGTATGTGTCGCGTAAAGCTTCCCGCATTCCGGGCGTGAACGCATCCGTGTAGGCGTCCGAAAACAAGTCCGTCGTGGACGCAAAAATTGTGAAACGCCCGGCCCGAATATCTTTCAGAAACCTTGATTCGTCCCAACGACCTTGCCGCGCCAATTCACTCATAATAAACGGCTGAAACAGCACAGGCTTTTCTGCGAAGAGCGCATAGGCGGCCACCTCGCTCACGACGTCCCCCGAAGCTCGGGCGAGTTCGCTCGTTAAGCGAGCTGCAGCTTCGAAATCCGCGGGTGTCGGCCGCTTCCATTCGCCGAAAATCACCTTTTCCCAGCGGTGCAGGTGCACTGCGTGAAGTGCGAGGAGAAACGCCATTAGGAGAATCCACGCCTTCCATGAGTCGGACTGCGCGGCGGTGCGTTTCCGTAATCCATATCCGATAGCAACCCCAACCGCAAGGCTCCACGCTGCAAGAGGTTCAAGGAGATAATTCTCCGCGCTTCCAGCTTTAGGAAGAGAGAGGAAATTCGTGACAGACAACATCTGGTAAGCGACGCAAGCGATAAGAAGGAAGCGCGTTCGCAAAAGTTCCTGTTCCGCCCTCGAGGTCACAGCCGTCGAGACAGGATTAGAAGAGGCCGCCGCGTCCAGTGTGCCATGAATCGTCGCGAGAGGACGCCAGGACCGGACAAGTTCACGCACAAGAAGGGCAAAAGCCAGGAGCCCGGCGAGCAGCCACCAACGGTAGAAGCGCCACACATGGGCCGCCCACACCAGCAAGTCCGGCCAGTGATAGCGATTCATGTTGTACCAAATTGTGTGAACAGCGAATTGCCCACCCGTAAGAGCACTCAGGGCAAGGAACGGCAGGCCTGCCGCAGCTACAAATGTAACCGCGTAACGTCGAAAGGCAGCACGGTCCCACACCCACAAAGCAATTAGCGAAACAACGGGCACGGAATACATCGTCTGCTTGGTGAACAAAGCCAGTGCAGCAAGACATGCTGCGCCGATATGCATCCACTTTTTCTCGGAACCCCCAAGCAGAAGCGCCAAGCTCGACAGCGTCAGCGCTAAGGCGAGCAAATCTACGCGAAAGTAGGCCGACCAGTTGTAGCACTCAAAGGTGGCTAAGAAAAGAAGCGGAGCAAGCAGAGCAGCAAAGATCTGACGCGTGAGTGCATAGACGATGGTGAACAGTAGAATGCCGGTGGAGAACACCGACAGTGCAGTGATGAGGCGCCCGACAAAGAAGCTGGGAGTGTGAAGATTCGTCAGGCTTCCTGCCACCCAGAGATAGAAGGGAGGATAGGTCCCAACGAGATAGGGGTAGTCGTTCAGTTCGCGGTAGAGCGGTTTGCCTTGGGCAACACGTACAGCTTGAGCGAGGAGTGCCCCTTCTTCGTTGTCCAGTTGAAGCATCGGATGAGCAAGCGCCTCAGTCACACGTACATAAACGTGTGGGATCAGCACCGCCAGCCCCAACACACATAAGACTACGAGCCCCCGAATGAGTATGGCACCGAAGTCGTCGGGCCATCGGTTTTCCTGCGTTGCTTCCTCCTCAACCTGCACAGGATTGTTCATCATCCGCCTCTTGAGGAGCAGAATGAATGGTCTGGGTCGCCGCAAGCCGGTGGAGGCCACGCAACACCGCGGCGCCTACAACGTCACCGCGTAAAGCTTCCATGCACATGGGCTGCTTGTCGCAGGTCTTTAAATAGCATGGGCTGCAGCTGAAATCGGTCACAATTTTCTCACCACGATCATAAAGCTCAATTTCAACGGGGGAAGTTGAGCCAAAGATTGCGACGACCCATTTCTGTCGGGCAATCGCGATATGCATTGCCAGACTGTCGGAGCTCACGACTAAATCACAGGCATCCACCACACCGACGAACTCGTCGAGCGTATTGCCGCAGCCGGTGTCGAAGAGATAGGGACAGCGCTGAAGGATCTGGGCGTTGAGTTCGCGCTCGGCTTCACCTCCGAGAAGCAGCAACGATACGTGTGGAAGGTGCGCATGCAAGAACTCGCACAACTCAACCCACCCTGCTAAGGTCCACTGCTTGGTTCGAAAAACTGAGCCGCAACCCGTGTTGATCCCGATGCGCGGTGGCTGGGGTACCCCGGCGAGAATCTCGGCGCGACGACGCTGACCGTTTTCAGTCAAAAAAAGTTGGTAGGGATCGCGCGCGTATGGCAGGCAGGCCATTTCGGCAATGATTTCTGGATACGTTTTCCGATTCTTGCGAAATTTCAGCTCGTCGCTCACCCCGAGAAGCAAGGCATATTCCGACTCAGGATTGAATACCGTCGGCGTATTCCATTGCGTAGGTGCAAAACCAAGGTGTCTACGGGCAGGAACCTTTCCCGCAAGTGCAAGCGGCTCACTTTCCTTCTCAAAGTTTAAGAGAAGATCAAACGTCTCGCGCATGAGGGTTTGAACCGTTTCGCCGTCGAGGGCCAACAACCGGTCTATATTCGGGTTTGCCATCAGCAACGGAATGGACGGAGGGGCAGTCACCCACGTGATATGGGAGCGGGGATACGCTCGGCGCAACGGAGCCAAAAGGGTTGTCGTGCGGAGCACATCGCCCATGGCACCGGTTTTGATGATCAGGATGCGCACCTGTCCGGCCTCACCAAAGGCGCCCGGGGCGGTCACCTTGACTGGACTTGCCGGGTTGCCAACCACCTCGCTCCGCCGCTCGTACCATTGGCAATCTCGGCATTCATTGCCGTACTTGCACGGCTTGTAGCCGTTGTAGAGAACGCAATCGAATTTGATGTCTCTGAATTCAAGCATCGTTGCTGCGGACTAAACGCAACAGTAACAGAATGTTCAATTGCATTTCAGGTGGGGAACGCACAGGACCCAACACCTCAGATTTCGCCTCGAGCGAGCTCTGGCCCCCATCGGGTTGTCAGAACTTCACACGGTGGGAACGCCATGCCACCGGCTTTCGCTATTCTGCAGAGTTTTCCCCCTTGGAGTTCGCAGCGGCAAGGGCTTGGCGAAACTGGATCTCGTAGAACCGGGCATATCGCCCACCCAATTTCACAAGTTCGTCGTGGGTACCACGTTCTACGATTTTCCCCTGATCAAGCACGAGAATGCTGTCCGCATGCAGAATCGTGGAGAGTCGGTGGGCGATGACAAAGACCGTCCGGCCCTTGATGATGCGGCTAAGGGCTTCTTGGATGAGAGCTTCAGTCTCGGAGTCGAGCTGGCTGGTGGCCTCGTCCAGGATAAGGATTGGGGCGTTCTTCACAAATGCACGGGCAATGGCCAAACGTTGGCGTTCTCCGCCCGAGAGACGGACGCCGCGCCCACCGACCACTGTGTCGTAGCCGTGGGGCAATCGCATGATAAAATTGTGGGCATTTGCTGCTTTTGCGGCTTCGATGATTCGCTCCCGAGGAATATCATCCGGCATACCGTACGCAATGTTACGGGCGATGGTGTCATTGAAGAGAATCACATCCTGAGTTATGATGGCAATCTGGTCGCGCAGAGAACGCAGCCGAACACTGCGGATATCCACACCATCAAATAGGATCCGTCCCTCGGTGGGGTCGTAAAAGCGCGGCAGTAGATTTACAAGGGTGGTTTTACCCGCCCCCGTTTCGCCAACAATCGCGGTGACATGGCCGGCGGGGACGGTGAAGTGGACATCCTTCAGCACATGGTGGGACTCCGCAGAATACCGAAACCACACGTGCTCGAAGGAAATCTCGCGTTGGACAGGTCGCAGTTCGGGAGCACTCGGGTCATCCACAATCTTCGCTTTTGTGTCTAAGACGCGGAATACCCGATCACTCCCAGCCATGCCACGTTGAATTTTTGCAATGACCCGGCTGCTGCCCTTTAGGGGGCGGAAAACTTGTGTGAGGAACAAAATAAAGAGGACGAAGTCTGAGCCGCTAAGCTCGCGAGTCTGAAGCACATAGTAGCCACCCGCCAGAATCATGGCAGAGACTGTCACGATGCCCAAGAGAGCGACCAAACCAGTTCCGAGCTCTTCGGCGATGACTGTTTTTAGAGTGCGACCGAAAACATTCCAGCTTTCACGCTCGTAGCGGTTTGCCTCCTTCGTCTCCATATTGTAAGCCTTCACGACCCGGATTCCGCTGAATGTCTCTTCGGCTATTGAGGCAATTTGGGCACGGATCTCTTGGACACGCTTTGAGATTTTACGCACCTTGCGCCCAATTCCATAGAGCAGCAATCCCAGAATCGGGGCGACGCCAAAACTGAGCAGCGTGAGTGGCGGAGAAATAAAGAGCATTGCGATGATGAGCGTGACAACCGTGAGAGGCGTTTTGAGAACATTTGAGAAAAGCACTTCAATGGCGCCGCTGATCGCCAT
Coding sequences within it:
- a CDS encoding ADP-heptose--lipooligosaccharide heptosyltransferase II; translation: MLEFRDIKFDCVLYNGYKPCKYGNECRDCQWYERRSEVVGNPASPVKVTAPGAFGEAGQVRILIIKTGAMGDVLRTTTLLAPLRRAYPRSHITWVTAPPSIPLLMANPNIDRLLALDGETVQTLMRETFDLLLNFEKESEPLALAGKVPARRHLGFAPTQWNTPTVFNPESEYALLLGVSDELKFRKNRKTYPEIIAEMACLPYARDPYQLFLTENGQRRRAEILAGVPQPPRIGINTGCGSVFRTKQWTLAGWVELCEFLHAHLPHVSLLLLGGEAERELNAQILQRCPYLFDTGCGNTLDEFVGVVDACDLVVSSDSLAMHIAIARQKWVVAIFGSTSPVEIELYDRGEKIVTDFSCSPCYLKTCDKQPMCMEALRGDVVGAAVLRGLHRLAATQTIHSAPQEADDEQSCAG
- a CDS encoding Type IV fimbrial assembly protein PilC translates to MRTSWRDLELFVRELSAGLSVGLAPVDVLPAIRRGVKNRRFAQALEVTEEFLRLGLSLSEALTKARCPLPRPIISLIAAGETSGELDVWFRRIVAYVEARRRIQSAYLRTITYPVVVLVIAAILMIVCESYLASLSNEPYALLEFAAMSRGFESQSTEFLLPVRLLRWAVLCTLVVLALSTFAVSALILSAPRRARFERFLTTLPFFGVVVARANLYHFATLMGTFVSGGAACLRDGLEAIAQMREEPLLAGVCKKLRDTLARGASPTEALGKEEWFPSHECWLMEQAFLQDTVTEYFQDLAQRTLDELDEFGRSLRAIEPMMMAFLGLLMGIYVLTVWPLLMFWIFGMR
- a CDS encoding Lipid A export ATP-binding/permease protein MsbA encodes the protein MSKRRYTDLGLYRRLVTYLHGTKWVVAGLVLAMLFEALFTVTTLSLTRPALELLIKNRLTDVTKAAEKASFELAPPQPVGEETYALRAAGELAGSRAAEELHGALAALLKPPHKWVILDLSQVHRIDESGWAQCYFGRMVSAQRGVKLTIILPQGETNLHGLDPHEWFEIYPEGAPPAVALLTTKLKDVPVPVLTKKHHTGWISSLKAEFTKRTLPYLERLQDYVMTSSENKFRLLGLILGAMVVSALCMVTAAFFAGYLSAYLGNLCLLRLRNHVYRHMLTLDMEYYNRRAVGTLLSTIMQDVMAISGAIEVLFSNVLKTPLTVVTLIIAMLFISPPLTLLSFGVAPILGLLLYGIGRKVRKISKRVQEIRAQIASIAEETFSGIRVVKAYNMETKEANRYERESWNVFGRTLKTVIAEELGTGLVALLGIVTVSAMILAGGYYVLQTRELSGSDFVLFILFLTQVFRPLKGSSRVIAKIQRGMAGSDRVFRVLDTKAKIVDDPSAPELRPVQREISFEHVWFRYSAESHHVLKDVHFTVPAGHVTAIVGETGAGKTTLVNLLPRFYDPTEGRILFDGVDIRSVRLRSLRDQIAIITQDVILFNDTIARNIAYGMPDDIPRERIIEAAKAANAHNFIMRLPHGYDTVVGGRGVRLSGGERQRLAIARAFVKNAPILILDEATSQLDSETEALIQEALSRIIKGRTVFVIAHRLSTILHADSILVLDQGKIVERGTHDELVKLGGRYARFYEIQFRQALAAANSKGENSAE
- a CDS encoding Type IV fimbrial assembly protein PilC, coding for MLLKAKSSIVLAILFVPLALGSVFIWREVLAAATEVEGVPRSTADQMVRFGLALLLLTVWVMYIHLFAQSRYARYRVAVLRRAYYCYLRDGIELGGDPARITEGFANSDLPQAMKKVFTEIAAELRTGAPLSNALSKRPAIFPSSDLAVITTAEKGDSLSAALSMLSEPALSSPSRFGANRHLALAYSEGLVLLAVSWLILLRFSVLEQEFLQSDVAPAKVWPFSYGLLAVWSYVVVGVLVLAVAIRVLHFVYRRSALACRMVRAIAGPLREFSWQEALIRFSLTLGTFLKYGVSIEQALRAAVQASRDPVLRAFLPKLEKRLASGMPLKEVFAIVPQLSREFSNLLARAQSSDSMPNVLLTAGRAQLEIWVKQRHALAHTLGISAHSIVLLSGVGLATTVYLAIFKIVTCIPYT
- a CDS encoding Type IV fimbrial assembly, ATPase PilB, with the protein product MTEITKENRVAAEADQHEPPTVLAFLKQEIEQLGALDEMAVPELTDRILNAAQELRASDIHLEARPDHYLVRYRVDGQLIPVARLSRKRGENVIARLKMLAKVLTYRKRLPQDGRLGNDDGLALRAAFMPTLHGEKAVLRLPTQIAPRRLEELGLSATDLGRLQRALLRSHGVILFTGPCSSGKSTSIYAALRFLLDRSPLIPNIATLEDPIEQEIDGVNQTQIDPTGGLTFLTGLRTLLRMDPDVIVVGEIRDEETAATVMQAGLSGHLVLSTIHSGTTAQVYARLLHMGIEPFLLAGAISGVVAQRLARQLCAQCKRPISATGTENLWAGEGLPIPDHLYEVGGCPACSETGYRGRRAGFEVSVPDDPLREAIVRKAPTAELRQLVLASGTTSLWKAALQCVAAGLITLAEARRIVGEA
- a CDS encoding Type IV fimbrial assembly protein PilC — encoded protein: MSYRWKEIELLVSELAGAGAVGVDLTDALRCAKERLGQSPLGKRLDVVSNGLQAGQSLSEALARVADRLPPVLLAITRAGEVSGRLPQALSKYLEYLQMRRRLQNALLAALVYPAVVLTLLAAISVVFYAFVYGPLQEVALAFIPTGQREAYLHGFLPVRLALLCLTVVIVLVWLTSVGLTVVSVFRPGSATADRLLLRLPVYGRTLRHARLYHLSAMLDVMLSEGVPLREALATILETPDLPLVGETVKELREAIEHGTPLSRGLAKVSWFPRSEVWLLERAEERENVEQYFRRLAARSLEDFGNLEVAYRLLEPALICVLGLLVGSYVASIFAHFQTLHKWL
- a CDS encoding Putative integral membrane protein codes for the protein MRHGVLRGQLLMLASAFCFALMALCTRLLPRLPSIEKVFFRSLFGLILVVCLYVVTRRPLGRPGNYRRLLWRGVAGTAALLCYFYAIDHIGLPKATLYCYTYPVWSALFAWFELREKPHRLTLWSLPLGVVGTLLTLDFSTGHFAFSFGDLVGLAAGALTGSAIVSVRLLRGTESSGWIVIFFTLVGTIVTAFPTALHFVVPHAREWLLVVGMVAFATVAQLLMTNAYRVLTAAQGGLLSLTVVVWSAMFGTLFLGDTMPMRFWIGAAMILGSAAVATLEGTRGESTPVPCD